One window from the genome of Actinoplanes teichomyceticus ATCC 31121 encodes:
- a CDS encoding XRE family transcriptional regulator — MTASPSAESAVDLVTLGQRLRHLRRTRGMTLDQLSDAVGRAPSQLSLIENGKREPKLSVLQAIAAALGVPMQDLLRPEAPSRRAGLEIELAHFQQNPAYAALGLPVVKAGRRLPADALESLIGLHRELNRLLTEQSATPEVARRANAQLRAEMRKRNNYFAEIEAAANRILQSVRHTTGPLSQRGILDIAAQVGFTLHYVNDLPSSTRSVTDLKNRRIYLPQVASGRGHDPRGVVLQTLGHFVLGHHDPADYGDFLRQRVEVNYFAAALLMPERFAVDFLTAAKADRALAIDDFRDAFGVSYETAAHRFTNLATQHFGIPVHFARVHESGIVYKAYENDNVRFPSDVTGAIEGQPVCRKWASRTVFEADDPYSSFYQFTDTVAGTYWCTVHVESTRSGEFSVTVGTPYEHARWFRGGDTTGRTVSRCPDPDCCRRPPAHLVDRWAGNAWPSARVHSHLLAALPPGTFPGVDNRDVYDFLDRRS, encoded by the coding sequence GTGACCGCTTCACCCTCCGCCGAGTCCGCCGTCGATCTGGTGACCCTGGGGCAGCGCCTCCGGCACCTGCGACGCACCCGGGGCATGACTCTCGACCAGCTCAGCGACGCGGTCGGGCGTGCGCCCTCGCAGCTCTCCCTGATCGAGAACGGCAAGCGCGAACCCAAGCTCTCGGTCCTGCAGGCCATCGCGGCCGCCCTCGGGGTGCCGATGCAGGACCTGCTGCGCCCGGAGGCGCCCAGCCGGCGCGCCGGCCTGGAGATCGAACTGGCGCACTTCCAGCAGAATCCCGCGTACGCCGCACTCGGGCTGCCGGTCGTCAAGGCCGGCCGGCGCCTGCCGGCCGACGCCCTGGAGTCGCTGATCGGCCTGCACCGCGAGCTCAACCGGCTGCTCACCGAGCAGAGCGCCACCCCGGAGGTGGCCCGCCGGGCGAACGCGCAACTGCGCGCGGAGATGCGCAAGCGCAACAACTACTTCGCCGAGATCGAGGCCGCCGCCAACCGGATCCTGCAATCGGTACGGCACACCACCGGCCCGCTGTCGCAGCGCGGCATCCTCGACATCGCCGCGCAGGTCGGCTTCACCCTGCACTACGTCAACGACCTGCCCAGCTCCACCCGCTCGGTGACCGACCTGAAGAACCGCCGGATCTACCTGCCCCAGGTGGCCAGCGGCAGGGGGCACGACCCGCGCGGCGTGGTCCTGCAGACGCTCGGGCACTTCGTGCTCGGCCACCACGACCCAGCCGACTACGGCGACTTCCTGCGCCAGCGGGTCGAGGTGAACTACTTCGCGGCGGCGCTGCTGATGCCGGAGCGGTTCGCGGTCGACTTCCTGACCGCGGCCAAGGCCGACCGGGCGCTGGCCATCGACGACTTCCGGGACGCGTTCGGGGTGTCCTACGAGACCGCGGCGCACCGCTTCACCAACCTGGCCACCCAGCACTTCGGCATCCCGGTGCACTTCGCCCGGGTGCACGAGAGCGGCATCGTCTACAAGGCGTACGAGAACGACAACGTGCGCTTCCCGTCCGATGTGACCGGGGCGATCGAGGGCCAGCCGGTGTGTCGCAAGTGGGCGTCCCGGACGGTGTTCGAGGCCGACGACCCGTACTCGTCGTTCTACCAGTTCACCGACACGGTGGCGGGCACGTACTGGTGCACCGTGCACGTGGAGTCGACCCGCTCGGGGGAGTTCTCGGTGACCGTCGGGACGCCGTACGAGCACGCGCGCTGGTTCCGCGGCGGGGACACCACCGGCCGTACCGTCTCCCGTTGCCCGGACCCGGACTGCTGCCGGCGCCCGCCGGCCCACCTGGTGGACCGCTGGGCCGGCAACGCCTGGCCGAGCGCCCGGGTGCACTCGCACCTGCTGGCCGCCCTGCCGCCGGGCACCTTCCCGGGGGTGGACAACCGCGACGTGTACGACTTCCTGGACCGCCGCTCCTGA